In Natrinema amylolyticum, the following are encoded in one genomic region:
- a CDS encoding cupin domain-containing protein yields MPATDFDTERTYDEDRFSTQPVFQSDRMKVVLGYFEPGQFIPVHAPGSDVAICVRAGTGVVREGETEHVVGPDDVVVIEADVDRGIQADDDGRLEALLTTSPPPTDAEHAPVREGLRRGVFDP; encoded by the coding sequence ATGCCAGCGACCGATTTTGACACCGAACGGACGTACGACGAGGATCGATTCAGCACGCAACCTGTCTTCCAGAGCGACCGGATGAAGGTCGTCCTCGGCTACTTCGAGCCGGGGCAGTTCATCCCGGTCCACGCGCCCGGCAGCGACGTCGCGATCTGCGTTCGCGCCGGAACCGGCGTCGTCCGAGAGGGGGAGACCGAACACGTCGTCGGGCCGGACGACGTGGTCGTCATTGAAGCCGACGTCGACCGGGGGATCCAGGCCGACGACGACGGTCGGCTCGAGGCCCTGCTCACGACGAGTCCGCCGCCGACCGACGCAGAGCACGCGCCCGTTCGAGAGGGACTCCGGCGCGGCGTCTTCGATCCCTGA
- a CDS encoding UvrD-helicase domain-containing protein, with translation MGDGSRRDDSGERPLEPGADPNDDEPDAGAAADLASAAEIEPKGNQEAVIDSRAACTSVDAGAGTGKTTTMLVRIERAIERGDVDPDDVLVLTFANEAAASIRTAVSERLEPDAAAAIDVYTYHSFCYRLVREYAYYLGYSPEFDVVTERTRRRLIGRLLADNDYDFAAASTRNDGSPADLVDAIDRFIQSMSQEDITPDDLQSGLPPVRTLELCNEFVLWLERTAGEELSFDNEALRYFNRDEYLETARESLVDYGKLVSYCREKIAEAPAAFRDDDLVQDVDRYLRVLQRCVTDTIDALSLDDPTTKHLPRALFGNRIWGTATSRIEQTPFGRLKHYVEFLRLARHYADVYADYHDALEAEGAMDFDELVRTATGLLDDEAIADEITDQWTQVYCDEFQDTDATQFSLLTELTDGPDRPDLLAIGDKDQAIYGWRGTDREGLDRLADAYDDHEAIELELNFRSRQEILDLTNACDYGPQSSKTLREDGRTAGTYDEDEPPDRVVKVESDEVPQSTPEQVATTVSRLLNGEAANVPQRSLGDIAVIVRTNRHAQRVADELRELQIPHEISGSPRGEISSGIRTVLSYLRVLVEPDADAHLRRVLLYRYRFTEGDLATLQRRDGSLFDAVTDADPAALDLEHPDRLETVRDHIERLERLRDVYPLSGFVRRFRELTRIEWFCASEERAQFDRLERFVEAYESDGVVQSLSSEFVDALAQTLRSGGSDRTRGTRSEDSVDVMTVHQAKGLEFDTVLVPYLSDEEWCVDGDYVERARYRLLAATLDDDVGSPLLADLAAERVAEEWRVLHVALTRAEEHLFVFGSDYEYDGDDDELAASTAEACLASEIEWSVTGQRMDLWSSLTESFEQVRETYPETVVDRTDEIAASAGESPGTITYYADYGDRPVEPLETREAIETVHRLGRLLRDGTLLSAADAASHGSLEDGSGDRSAADSPARVPSGRRLSALTTDTVRFPVETLATATELPVAMRHSYSAMDTHETCARKHYLDHVVRAIDDPLAADAMDGTATETNGGTPAPTDDAASRLVGTVFHDVAEEAFHREYRTREAWREAAVRQLTARDLLAHREAVLACVDRYFAATAPAVDRPVADWEPLAAELPFSLEDVPGVTGDVVGYVDSVRRLPDGGLAVLDYKATAERIDPDDAAQLSLYVRACEDRFDEPISAVGYVYVGDIDGPRVDLIAPDDLPPWESVLETLEAVDEPSFAETTPGDHCRHCPHRSLGCGPAEYTPEIDRTGDD, from the coding sequence ATGGGTGACGGCTCGCGACGGGACGACAGCGGAGAGCGACCGCTCGAGCCGGGGGCCGACCCGAACGACGACGAACCCGACGCGGGGGCCGCTGCCGACCTCGCGTCCGCCGCCGAGATCGAACCGAAGGGTAATCAGGAGGCCGTCATCGACAGCCGCGCGGCCTGTACCTCCGTCGACGCGGGGGCCGGTACCGGGAAGACGACGACGATGCTCGTCCGGATCGAGCGCGCCATCGAGCGGGGCGACGTCGATCCCGACGACGTGCTCGTGTTGACGTTCGCGAACGAGGCGGCTGCCAGCATCCGCACGGCGGTCTCCGAGCGGCTCGAGCCCGACGCCGCCGCGGCGATCGACGTCTACACCTACCACTCCTTCTGTTACCGGCTGGTCCGGGAGTACGCCTACTACCTCGGCTACTCGCCGGAGTTCGACGTCGTCACCGAGCGAACGCGTCGCCGGCTCATCGGCCGCCTGCTCGCGGACAACGACTACGACTTCGCAGCCGCGTCGACCCGCAACGACGGCTCGCCGGCCGACCTCGTCGATGCGATCGACCGGTTCATTCAGTCGATGAGCCAGGAGGACATCACGCCCGACGACCTGCAGTCGGGGCTGCCGCCGGTGCGGACCCTCGAGCTCTGCAACGAGTTCGTCCTCTGGCTCGAGCGGACCGCCGGCGAGGAGCTCTCGTTCGACAACGAGGCGCTACGCTACTTCAACCGGGACGAGTACCTCGAGACGGCCCGGGAGTCGCTGGTCGACTACGGCAAGCTCGTCTCCTACTGCCGGGAGAAGATCGCCGAGGCACCGGCGGCCTTCCGCGACGACGACCTAGTGCAGGACGTCGACCGCTATCTCCGAGTGCTCCAGCGGTGCGTCACCGACACGATCGACGCGCTCTCGCTCGACGACCCGACGACGAAACACCTGCCGCGGGCCCTGTTCGGCAACCGGATCTGGGGGACCGCGACGAGCCGGATCGAACAGACCCCCTTCGGGCGGCTGAAACACTACGTCGAGTTCCTCCGACTGGCCCGCCACTACGCCGACGTCTACGCGGATTACCACGACGCGCTCGAGGCCGAAGGGGCGATGGACTTCGACGAACTGGTGCGGACGGCGACCGGCCTGCTAGATGACGAGGCGATCGCCGACGAGATCACCGACCAGTGGACGCAGGTCTACTGCGACGAGTTTCAGGACACCGACGCGACCCAGTTTTCCCTGCTGACCGAACTCACGGACGGCCCCGACCGGCCGGACCTGCTCGCGATCGGCGACAAGGATCAGGCCATCTACGGCTGGCGCGGTACCGACCGCGAGGGGTTAGACCGGCTGGCCGACGCCTACGACGACCACGAGGCGATCGAACTCGAGCTCAACTTCCGCTCGAGACAGGAGATCCTGGACCTGACCAACGCCTGCGATTACGGTCCCCAGTCCTCGAAGACGCTGCGGGAGGACGGTCGGACGGCCGGCACCTACGACGAGGACGAGCCGCCGGATCGGGTCGTCAAAGTCGAGAGCGACGAGGTGCCCCAGTCGACGCCCGAGCAGGTCGCGACGACGGTCTCACGGCTGCTCAACGGCGAGGCCGCGAACGTCCCGCAGCGCTCGCTGGGCGATATCGCGGTCATCGTTCGGACCAACCGCCACGCACAGCGGGTCGCAGACGAACTGCGAGAGTTGCAGATCCCCCACGAGATCTCCGGCTCGCCCCGCGGCGAGATCTCGTCCGGGATTCGGACGGTGCTGTCGTACCTCAGAGTCCTCGTCGAACCGGACGCCGACGCCCACCTCCGGCGCGTGTTGCTCTATCGGTATCGGTTCACCGAGGGCGATCTCGCGACGCTGCAGCGACGGGACGGCTCGCTGTTCGACGCCGTGACGGACGCTGATCCGGCGGCGCTCGACCTCGAGCATCCCGATCGGCTCGAGACGGTCCGCGACCACATCGAGCGACTCGAGCGGCTCCGAGACGTTTACCCCCTCTCGGGGTTCGTCCGCCGGTTCCGGGAGCTCACCCGGATCGAGTGGTTCTGTGCGAGCGAGGAGCGCGCTCAGTTCGACCGCCTCGAGCGGTTCGTCGAGGCCTACGAGTCCGACGGGGTCGTCCAGTCGCTGTCGAGCGAGTTCGTAGACGCGCTAGCACAGACCCTGCGAAGCGGCGGGAGCGACCGGACGCGTGGGACGCGCTCCGAGGACAGCGTCGACGTGATGACGGTCCACCAGGCCAAGGGCCTCGAGTTCGATACCGTCCTCGTTCCCTACCTCTCCGACGAGGAGTGGTGCGTCGACGGCGACTACGTCGAGCGGGCACGCTACCGGCTGCTGGCCGCGACGCTCGACGACGACGTCGGCTCTCCCTTGCTCGCCGATCTCGCGGCCGAGCGGGTCGCAGAGGAGTGGCGGGTGCTCCACGTCGCGCTCACCCGGGCCGAGGAGCACCTGTTCGTGTTCGGTTCCGACTACGAGTACGACGGCGACGACGACGAACTCGCGGCGTCGACGGCCGAGGCCTGCCTGGCGAGCGAGATCGAGTGGTCCGTGACCGGCCAGCGGATGGACCTCTGGTCGTCGCTGACCGAGAGCTTCGAGCAGGTGCGGGAGACCTACCCCGAAACCGTAGTCGATCGCACCGACGAGATCGCCGCCTCGGCGGGCGAGAGCCCGGGAACGATCACCTACTACGCCGACTACGGCGACCGCCCCGTCGAGCCCCTCGAGACCCGCGAGGCGATCGAGACGGTCCACCGGCTGGGCCGGCTGCTCCGCGACGGGACGCTGTTGTCGGCGGCCGATGCCGCGAGCCACGGCTCGCTCGAGGACGGGAGCGGCGACCGATCGGCAGCGGATTCGCCGGCTCGAGTCCCCAGCGGTCGGCGACTCTCCGCGCTGACGACCGACACGGTCCGGTTCCCGGTCGAGACGCTCGCGACGGCGACGGAGCTCCCGGTCGCGATGCGCCACAGCTACTCCGCGATGGACACCCACGAGACCTGCGCCCGGAAGCACTACCTCGATCACGTCGTCCGAGCGATCGACGATCCGCTCGCGGCGGACGCGATGGACGGCACCGCGACCGAGACGAACGGCGGGACGCCCGCGCCGACCGACGACGCAGCGTCGCGACTCGTCGGCACCGTCTTCCACGACGTCGCCGAGGAGGCGTTCCACCGCGAGTACCGCACCCGCGAGGCGTGGCGCGAGGCCGCCGTCCGACAGCTCACCGCGCGAGACCTGCTCGCACACCGGGAGGCCGTCCTCGCCTGCGTCGACCGCTACTTCGCGGCGACCGCACCGGCGGTCGACCGCCCGGTCGCCGACTGGGAGCCCCTGGCCGCGGAACTCCCCTTCTCGCTCGAGGACGTGCCCGGCGTGACGGGAGACGTCGTCGGCTACGTTGACTCGGTCCGGCGGCTTCCCGACGGCGGGCTCGCGGTGCTGGACTACAAGGCCACCGCGGAGCGGATCGACCCCGACGACGCCGCCCAGTTGTCGCTCTACGTCCGCGCCTGCGAGGATCGGTTCGACGAGCCGATCTCGGCCGTCGGCTACGTCTACGTCGGCGATATCGACGGCCCTCGCGTCGACCTCATAGCGCCCGACGACCTCCCGCCGTGGGAGTCCGTGCTCGAGACGCTGGAGGCGGTCGACGAACCGTCGTTCGCGGAGACGACGCCGGGCGACCACTGCCGGCACTGTCCGCACCGCTCGCTGGGCTGTGGACCGGCGGAGTACACGCCCGAAATCGACCGAACGGGTGACGACTGA
- the folP gene encoding dihydropteroate synthase translates to MEYHEAADFLFDLRRFRPKPGTESTARLLAHLENPHETVDFVQIAGSNGKGSTARMLERTLREAGYSVGLYTSPHLEDLRERVRVDGRKMSRAAVCDYVDAAREYITERGADGESPTFFETMTAMAIWQFGREDVDIAVLEVGIGGKYDATSVVDPIASAVTSVTLEHTGILGDTVEEIARDKAHVAPAGAPLVTGVTGSPLEAIRDVAGDVVTVGPAPDAAASGADDGGDGDGTASNPDVRVAYGGRTNHTEAAVSVDAAEWDLETRIPLLGEHQASNAGIAAVLARQIGDISETDLERGLRSAHWPGRFEVLDTDPLTVLDGAHNPGACEGLAETLGTYEYDDLHLVFGAMHDKDHREMAAALPTPDTVVATEPTLDRAEDRAVLADVFADAGVGTVRTETAVPDALATALAGAERDDCVLVTGSLFAVAEARSRWTRTDVPKRIRDRSDARDALAEANVAAGDVERLDGDAVHRVVRTALRDRQATVLKEELLRLGGECALSGLERDDEAVDAVLMGTLAQFESLVDALESRSRPHGLTDVARELRDTLALDAEAGVGVADDTNIDGETDGDATSPAQSAGRPHAVGRTTADSSGPDYPWTDRTAVMGILNVTPDSFHDGGEYDALEDAVARAEAMIENDADVIDIGGESTRPGAAPVSVDEELERVVPVIERIADLDALISVDTRRAAVADAALEAGADVINDVSGLEDPEMRFVAAEHDAGLVVMHSIDAPVVPDHDVEYDDVVADVIDQLSERILLAEKAGLDRSQIIVDPGIGFGKSAAENFELLDRLDEFHALGCPVLFGHSHKSMFERVGREAGERLEATVAASALAADRGADLVRVHDVPENVAAVRTALAARDPERFDWNA, encoded by the coding sequence ATGGAGTATCACGAGGCGGCGGACTTCCTCTTCGATCTGCGGCGGTTCCGCCCGAAGCCGGGCACCGAGTCGACGGCCCGGCTGCTGGCCCACCTCGAGAACCCGCACGAAACCGTCGACTTCGTCCAGATCGCCGGCTCCAACGGGAAGGGGAGCACGGCCCGAATGCTCGAGCGGACGCTGCGCGAGGCGGGCTACTCCGTCGGCCTCTACACCTCGCCGCACCTCGAGGACCTCCGCGAGCGCGTCCGCGTCGACGGCCGGAAGATGTCGCGGGCCGCGGTCTGTGACTACGTCGACGCCGCTCGCGAGTATATCACCGAACGCGGCGCGGACGGCGAGTCCCCGACCTTCTTCGAGACGATGACCGCGATGGCGATCTGGCAGTTCGGCCGCGAGGACGTCGATATCGCCGTCCTCGAGGTCGGTATCGGCGGCAAGTACGACGCCACGAGCGTCGTCGATCCGATCGCCAGCGCGGTGACGAGCGTGACCTTAGAGCACACGGGAATCCTCGGCGATACCGTCGAGGAGATCGCCCGCGACAAGGCCCACGTCGCCCCGGCCGGCGCGCCGCTGGTCACGGGCGTCACCGGGAGCCCGCTCGAGGCGATCCGCGACGTCGCCGGCGACGTCGTCACGGTCGGTCCGGCACCGGACGCCGCTGCTAGCGGGGCAGACGACGGTGGCGACGGCGACGGGACCGCTTCGAATCCGGACGTTCGGGTCGCCTACGGCGGCCGGACGAACCACACCGAGGCCGCCGTCTCGGTCGACGCCGCGGAGTGGGACCTCGAGACGCGGATTCCGCTGCTCGGCGAGCATCAGGCTTCGAACGCCGGCATCGCCGCCGTCCTCGCCAGACAGATCGGCGACATCTCGGAGACGGACCTCGAGCGCGGACTGCGGAGCGCACACTGGCCGGGCCGGTTCGAAGTGCTCGACACCGACCCGCTGACCGTCCTCGACGGCGCGCACAATCCGGGCGCCTGCGAGGGGCTCGCCGAGACGCTCGGGACGTACGAGTACGACGACCTCCACCTCGTCTTCGGCGCGATGCACGACAAGGACCACCGCGAGATGGCCGCCGCGCTGCCGACGCCGGACACCGTCGTCGCGACCGAACCGACCCTCGACCGGGCCGAGGATCGGGCGGTCCTCGCCGACGTCTTCGCGGACGCCGGCGTCGGTACCGTCCGCACCGAGACCGCGGTCCCGGACGCGCTCGCGACCGCCCTCGCCGGCGCCGAGCGCGACGACTGCGTGCTCGTCACCGGCTCGCTGTTCGCGGTCGCGGAGGCCCGCTCGAGGTGGACTCGCACCGACGTTCCCAAGCGGATTCGCGACCGCTCGGACGCTCGCGACGCGCTCGCGGAGGCGAACGTCGCCGCGGGCGACGTCGAGCGACTGGACGGCGACGCCGTCCACCGGGTCGTCAGGACGGCGCTCCGGGACCGACAGGCGACCGTCCTGAAGGAGGAACTGCTGCGGCTGGGCGGGGAGTGTGCCCTCTCCGGCCTCGAGCGAGACGACGAGGCCGTCGACGCCGTGTTGATGGGTACGCTCGCCCAGTTCGAGTCGCTCGTCGATGCCCTCGAGAGCCGCTCGCGGCCCCACGGACTGACCGACGTCGCCCGGGAGTTGCGGGACACGCTCGCGCTCGACGCCGAGGCCGGCGTCGGCGTTGCGGACGATACAAATATCGACGGCGAAACCGACGGCGACGCGACGAGCCCGGCGCAGTCCGCCGGCCGTCCGCACGCAGTCGGTCGGACGACGGCCGACTCGAGCGGCCCGGACTACCCCTGGACGGATCGGACGGCCGTGATGGGGATCCTGAACGTCACGCCCGACAGCTTCCACGACGGCGGCGAGTACGACGCCCTCGAGGACGCCGTGGCCCGCGCCGAGGCGATGATCGAGAACGACGCCGACGTGATCGACATCGGTGGGGAGTCGACCCGGCCGGGTGCGGCTCCCGTCTCGGTCGACGAGGAACTCGAGCGGGTCGTGCCCGTGATCGAACGGATCGCCGACCTCGACGCCCTGATTTCTGTCGACACCCGCAGGGCCGCCGTCGCCGACGCCGCGCTCGAGGCCGGGGCAGACGTTATCAACGATGTCTCGGGGCTCGAGGATCCCGAGATGCGATTCGTCGCCGCCGAGCACGACGCAGGGCTGGTCGTGATGCACAGCATCGACGCGCCGGTCGTGCCGGACCACGACGTCGAGTACGACGACGTCGTCGCGGACGTGATCGATCAGCTCTCCGAACGCATCCTGTTGGCAGAGAAGGCCGGCCTCGACCGGAGCCAGATCATCGTCGATCCGGGCATCGGCTTCGGGAAATCCGCCGCCGAGAACTTCGAACTCCTCGACCGGCTCGACGAGTTCCACGCGCTCGGCTGTCCGGTTCTCTTCGGACACTCCCACAAGTCCATGTTCGAACGAGTCGGCCGCGAGGCCGGCGAGCGACTCGAGGCGACCGTCGCGGCCAGTGCGCTGGCGGCCGACCGGGGAGCGGATCTCGTTCGGGTCCACGACGTTCCCGAGAACGTCGCCGCGGTTCGGACGGCGCTCGCCGCGCGCGATCCGGAGCGGTTCGACTGGAACGCGTGA
- a CDS encoding ABC transporter ATP-binding protein encodes MSSVGAAAIETEGLTKRYGETVAVSELTMAVERGTVYGFLGPNGAGKTTTMRMLTTLTKPTAGTARVAGHSIADRESVTPHIGYLPEEPPIYDELTGREQLEHAAGLRDMPENAAGERIESLLERFDLLADANKRIEDYSKGMRQKVGVIQAVLHEPAVAFLDEPTSGLDPRAARTMRDTIAELADREMTIFLSTHILPVVDELADEIGVLHDGELVAEGDPATLKSRVETGDARSLEDAFLEITREPDEDGLARERAAE; translated from the coding sequence ATGAGCTCTGTCGGCGCCGCCGCTATCGAAACCGAGGGACTGACGAAACGCTACGGCGAGACGGTCGCCGTCTCGGAGCTGACGATGGCCGTCGAGCGCGGGACGGTCTACGGCTTCCTCGGCCCCAACGGCGCGGGGAAGACGACCACGATGCGGATGCTGACGACCCTGACGAAGCCGACCGCCGGGACGGCCCGCGTCGCCGGCCACTCTATCGCGGACCGGGAGTCCGTCACCCCTCATATCGGCTATCTTCCCGAGGAGCCGCCGATCTACGACGAGTTGACCGGCCGGGAACAGCTCGAGCACGCCGCCGGTCTCCGAGATATGCCGGAGAACGCGGCCGGCGAGCGCATCGAGTCGCTACTCGAGCGGTTCGACCTGCTCGCGGACGCGAACAAGCGCATCGAGGACTACTCGAAAGGGATGCGCCAGAAGGTCGGCGTCATTCAGGCGGTCCTCCACGAGCCGGCAGTGGCCTTCCTCGACGAACCGACGAGCGGGCTCGATCCCCGCGCCGCCCGGACGATGCGGGACACCATCGCCGAACTCGCCGACCGGGAAATGACGATCTTCCTCTCGACGCACATCCTTCCCGTCGTCGACGAACTGGCCGACGAAATCGGCGTCCTCCACGACGGCGAACTCGTCGCCGAGGGCGATCCCGCGACGCTCAAGTCCCGTGTCGAGACCGGCGACGCCCGCAGCTTAGAGGACGCCTTCCTCGAGATCACTCGCGAACCCGACGAGGACGGACTGGCGAGAGAGCGGGCCGCGGAGTGA
- a CDS encoding PAS domain S-box protein codes for MSERSAASDPNFWGETTESEALQRYRTLVDVVDDGIYQLDSDGQFVAVNDCVLEITGYERDTLLGEHISIVLNEADSERIEAEISTRLTTDDREQETFELTARTASGETIPCELRFSLLTDDGEFRGTVGIVRDISERKRAEAIVERRKLERELRERERQLSTLIDNVPGMVYRCKNERGWPMEFISEACERITGYDPAALERGDVEWGVDVMVQADRQPVWESIQREMADDDTFSETYRVETADGEQRWVRDYGRGVFEDGELVEIEGIIEDVTERKRRERELELFRLLLDHSTDSVLVVDPDTGRYLDVNETACHRRGYSREELLELSVPDLQTELPDRDAWQSFVDDLRAEGPITFEGRHRRKDGTTYPVEINASYVELEDEYVLAISRDVTERRARERELERKERRYEAVFEDPNILVGLLEPDGTVIDINGTAMEYVDADLEAVTGEPFWETPWWGESDGVRDDVREWIERAARGEYVGFETDLVGPDGQQYSISGYFRPVTNDDGEVVSIIVSDRDVTERRERERELQRYERIIETIDDGVYVLDGDSRFRTVNEAFADMLGRDRAALVGEHASTVFPESKVDRAERLQREMIAGETDIAELDEHVRAADGEIPVVTRFTLFETDDEVGRVGVVRDVTERIERERELERNKEQLETLFEVLPVGVVVAEADGEIVSANDTAHDIWGGDVFDADSIDEYEQYSLRWADSGERADPEEMTLARVLRGEEVTEPDIFEIDAFDDERRIIEAEGMPIRDEAGEVTRGVITLSDVTERRRAQRRLAESERRYRTIVENFPNGAVGLFDEDLRYTAAGGAVLEEVGTSEEEIVGKSLWERYPDELAAQLEPNFRAALEGERNSFEIEFHDRHWIAYTLPVDDDDGDTFAGMVMVQDITERREYQRKLEESNERLEQFAYAVSHDLQEPLRMVTSYLRLLEQRYGDAFDEDGEEFLAFAVDGAQRMREMIDGLLEYSRVETRGDPLEPTDLDAVLDDVLTDLQFRIEETDAEITSESLPLVEGDANQLRQVFQNLLSNAIEYSGDEPPRVRINAERDGGEWLLSVSDEGIGIDPDDRERIFEVFQRLHTREEHDGTGIGLALCERIVERHGGDIWVDSGSDAGEGTTFSFTLPAASDRPS; via the coding sequence ATGAGCGAACGGTCGGCGGCCTCGGACCCGAACTTCTGGGGGGAGACGACCGAGTCCGAGGCGCTCCAGCGTTATCGCACGCTCGTCGACGTCGTCGACGACGGTATCTACCAGCTCGATTCCGACGGTCAGTTCGTCGCGGTCAACGATTGCGTTCTCGAGATTACCGGCTACGAACGCGACACCCTCCTCGGCGAACACATTTCGATCGTCCTCAACGAGGCCGACTCCGAACGGATCGAGGCGGAGATCTCCACTCGACTTACGACGGACGATCGAGAGCAGGAGACGTTCGAGTTGACGGCACGGACTGCGAGCGGAGAGACGATCCCGTGTGAACTTCGCTTCAGTCTCTTGACCGACGACGGAGAGTTTCGCGGGACGGTCGGGATCGTCCGGGACATCAGCGAGCGGAAACGCGCCGAGGCCATCGTCGAACGCCGGAAGCTGGAACGGGAACTCCGGGAGCGCGAGCGGCAGCTCTCGACGCTGATCGACAACGTTCCCGGGATGGTCTATCGCTGCAAGAACGAACGCGGCTGGCCGATGGAGTTCATCAGCGAGGCCTGCGAGCGAATCACGGGCTATGACCCGGCGGCGCTCGAGCGCGGCGACGTCGAGTGGGGCGTGGACGTCATGGTGCAGGCGGACCGCCAGCCGGTCTGGGAGTCGATCCAGCGCGAGATGGCCGATGACGATACCTTCTCCGAGACATACCGCGTCGAGACCGCCGACGGCGAGCAGCGGTGGGTCAGAGACTACGGTCGCGGCGTCTTCGAGGACGGCGAGCTCGTCGAGATCGAGGGGATTATCGAGGACGTCACCGAGCGGAAACGACGGGAACGGGAGCTCGAACTGTTCCGGCTCCTGCTCGATCACTCGACCGACAGCGTGCTCGTCGTCGATCCGGACACCGGCCGCTATCTGGACGTCAACGAAACGGCCTGTCATCGACGCGGCTACTCCCGAGAAGAGCTCTTGGAACTGTCGGTCCCCGACCTCCAGACCGAGCTTCCCGACCGGGACGCTTGGCAGTCCTTCGTCGACGACCTGCGAGCCGAGGGACCGATCACGTTCGAGGGCCGTCACCGGCGAAAGGACGGGACGACCTATCCCGTCGAGATCAACGCCTCGTACGTCGAACTCGAGGACGAGTACGTCCTCGCGATTTCCCGAGACGTCACCGAGCGCAGAGCCCGCGAGCGGGAACTCGAGCGCAAGGAACGTCGGTACGAGGCCGTCTTCGAGGACCCGAACATCCTCGTGGGGCTGCTCGAGCCCGACGGAACGGTCATCGATATCAACGGGACGGCGATGGAGTACGTCGACGCTGACCTCGAGGCGGTGACGGGCGAACCGTTCTGGGAGACGCCGTGGTGGGGCGAGAGCGACGGCGTCCGGGACGACGTCAGGGAGTGGATCGAACGGGCAGCCCGGGGCGAGTACGTGGGCTTCGAGACGGATCTCGTCGGTCCGGACGGCCAGCAGTATTCCATCAGCGGGTACTTCCGCCCGGTCACGAACGACGACGGCGAGGTGGTCTCGATCATCGTCTCGGACCGCGACGTTACCGAGCGTAGGGAGCGCGAGCGCGAACTACAGCGGTACGAGCGGATCATAGAGACGATCGACGACGGCGTCTACGTGCTCGACGGCGACAGCCGGTTCCGGACGGTGAACGAGGCCTTCGCCGACATGCTGGGCCGCGACCGGGCGGCGCTGGTGGGCGAGCACGCCTCGACCGTCTTTCCGGAATCGAAAGTCGACCGAGCCGAGCGGCTCCAACGAGAGATGATCGCAGGCGAGACCGACATCGCGGAACTGGACGAGCACGTCAGAGCCGCCGACGGAGAGATCCCGGTCGTGACCCGGTTTACCCTCTTCGAGACGGACGACGAGGTCGGTCGCGTCGGCGTCGTCCGCGATGTCACGGAACGCATAGAGCGCGAACGCGAACTCGAGCGGAACAAGGAGCAACTCGAGACGCTGTTCGAGGTGCTCCCGGTCGGCGTCGTCGTCGCGGAGGCCGACGGTGAGATCGTCTCGGCGAACGATACCGCACACGACATCTGGGGCGGGGACGTGTTCGACGCCGACTCCATCGACGAGTACGAGCAGTATTCGCTGCGATGGGCCGACTCGGGCGAGCGAGCCGACCCCGAAGAGATGACGCTGGCCCGGGTGCTCCGCGGCGAGGAGGTGACCGAGCCCGATATCTTCGAGATCGACGCCTTCGACGACGAGCGCCGGATCATCGAGGCGGAAGGCATGCCGATCCGGGACGAGGCCGGCGAGGTGACTCGCGGCGTCATCACGCTGAGCGACGTCACCGAGCGACGGCGGGCCCAGCGCCGGCTCGCGGAGTCCGAGCGGCGCTATCGGACCATCGTGGAGAACTTCCCGAACGGTGCAGTGGGGCTGTTCGACGAAGATCTCAGGTACACGGCCGCCGGCGGGGCGGTTCTGGAGGAAGTCGGCACCTCAGAGGAGGAGATCGTCGGGAAATCCCTCTGGGAGCGGTATCCGGACGAACTGGCCGCGCAGCTCGAGCCGAATTTCCGGGCTGCACTCGAGGGCGAACGCAACTCGTTCGAAATCGAGTTTCACGACCGCCACTGGATCGCGTATACGCTGCCGGTTGACGACGACGACGGCGACACCTTCGCCGGCATGGTCATGGTTCAGGACATCACGGAACGCCGGGAGTACCAGCGAAAGCTCGAGGAGTCCAACGAGCGCCTCGAACAGTTCGCCTACGCCGTCTCGCACGACCTCCAGGAGCCCCTGCGAATGGTCACGAGCTATCTCCGACTGCTCGAGCAGCGGTACGGCGACGCCTTCGACGAGGACGGCGAGGAGTTCCTCGCGTTCGCGGTCGACGGGGCCCAGCGGATGCGCGAGATGATCGACGGCCTCCTCGAGTACTCGCGAGTCGAGACCCGCGGCGATCCGCTGGAACCGACCGATCTGGACGCCGTGCTGGACGACGTACTGACGGACCTCCAGTTCCGGATCGAGGAGACCGACGCCGAGATCACGAGCGAGTCGTTACCCCTCGTCGAGGGCGACGCGAACCAGCTCCGGCAGGTGTTTCAGAACCTGCTGTCGAACGCGATCGAGTACAGCGGGGACGAGCCCCCCCGAGTCCGGATCAACGCCGAGCGCGACGGCGGGGAGTGGCTGCTCTCGGTCAGCGACGAGGGGATCGGGATCGATCCCGACGACCGAGAGCGCATCTTCGAGGTGTTCCAGCGGCTCCACACCCGCGAGGAACACGACGGCACGGGGATCGGCCTCGCGCTGTGCGAGCGGATCGTCGAGCGCCACGGCGGCGACATCTGGGTCGACTCCGGCTCCGACGCCGGCGAGGGAACGACGTTCTCGTTTACGCTCCCCGCCGCGAGCGATCGACCGTCGTGA